A segment of the Collimonas fungivorans genome:
GGCGGCGCGATCATATATCGCATTTATTGGGCCAAGATATTCCGCGGACACGTCAAAAATATCGCCCACCCATATGTCGATATCGTCAGCGCTGTAGCGGGTCAAATTCCCCACTTTGGAGATGTTCGGCGCCAACCCGAGTTCTTTGAACAATTCGTCAATTGCTTGTCCGCTCAACTCTGCGCCGGCAACGCGATAACCGTTGGCCAGCAGCCATGCGATATCGCGTGTCTTGCCGCACAACGGCAGGAATACGCGGCTGCCCTTTGCCAGGTTTAACTTTTCAAAATGCGCTGTCAGTAACGGGTTTGCCTCGCTTTGATGGAAATTGATTTCGCCCCGTTTCCATTTTTCATGCCAAAAACTAGCTTCCATATAGGCTCCTTAAACTCTTCATAAATAAATAACATCCTACCAATTTAATGATTTAAGTCATGTACTAAGTTGTATGCAGTGCAAGGATACGAGTTAAAGCCAACTTTAAGTCAAGCCTTATTGCTGCAGATGAAATAATGGATATGACACAAGACGAACGAGAGCAAGCAAGATAGGCGGTTTTTTGGCCGTATATGGCGCCGTTGCACGGTTTTATTAAAAACGTCAGCCCTCTCTAAAAAAAGGCGACTGAAAACAGGAATGAGCCGCAGGAAAAAATCAAGAGGTGAATGATGAATGGAAAACATATGGGGAGCAGTTTCGATGACTCTCTTAGAGAGGATGCGACTTTGCAGGAGATAGCCGCCGTGGCCGTTAAACGTGTGATTGTGTGGCAAATTGCAAGTGAAATGAAGAGGCAAAAAATAACCAAGACCGCGCTGGCCCGTGAGATGCATACCGGTCGCGCTGCTCTAAATCGCTTGCTGGATGAAAGCGATACGAGCCTGGCCCTGACTACGCTAGTGGGTGTAGCGGCGGCATTGGGCAAGAAAATCAAGATAGAACTGGTTCCGGCCTGATTTCGAGCATGACTTTGCCGGGGATGGCATGTGAAGCCCTCTTCTCCCCGACAAGCCACCTCTTCTGCTACCCCACCTTGGTGAACTTCCAGCTCTGGTTGCCGCCGCCATTGTCATCCCACAGCGTAATCGCAGATACATTGGTAGTGCCGTAGCTGGTGGGCGACGTGCCCGAATTGTTATCGTCGATGACGCGCCCGCTCTGCACACCCTTGATCCCGTAGCTCACGCCATCCGGCCGCGGCACCAGCGCGAACTGCTGGTTGGCGCCGCCGTTGCCTTGCCAGATTTCCAGCGCGGCGCCGTTGTCGGTCTTCTGGCCGGTCACGTCCATCACCAGGCCGCTCTTGATGTTGGTCAGCTGCCAGTTGCCGCTGGAAATGGTCAGCCGCCATTGCTGCTCCTGGCCGCCGGTAGCAGCGGCGATGCCGAGCCGGGTGCCGGCCGTCGTGCCGCCCTGGTAGACGCCCAGCAGCAGGCTGCTGATGGCGCTGGTGATGGTGTAGACGCCGTTGTTGACGATGGCCGGCAGGAAGCGCCACTGCTGGCTGAACGGCCATTGCTGGCTAGGGTTGTCGGCCGGATTGATGATGACGTTGGCGGATGCGCTGGTGGACGAGATCGAAGTCGGCGCCTTGGATGCGCCATTGATGTCCAACAGCAGCTGGCTTTGCTTGCCGGCCAGGGTGTAGATGCCGGTGCTGACGCCGGCCGCTTTCCAGCTCTGGTTGGCGCCGCCGTTGGCCGCATACAGGATCACCGAGGAGCCCGCCGCCGTGCTGTTGTTGGCGACGTCCAGCGTCGCGCCGGTGCTGGCGTTGACGATCTTCAGGTTGCCGAAGCTGTCGGTGCTTACTGTCCAGCCCTGCGTCGCGGCGGCGCTTAGCGGCTGCACGCCGGGATAGGTGTAGGCCGATCCCGCCACCG
Coding sequences within it:
- the tmpT gene encoding thiopurine S-methyltransferase, translated to MEASFWHEKWKRGEINFHQSEANPLLTAHFEKLNLAKGSRVFLPLCGKTRDIAWLLANGYRVAGAELSGQAIDELFKELGLAPNISKVGNLTRYSADDIDIWVGDIFDVSAEYLGPINAIYDRAALVALPADMRKQYAAHLMQITGAAPQLLVAYVYDQSKIDGPPFSVNEDEVRQHYGATYQLTSVEIRDVAGGLKGKVASTETVWLLQKISG
- a CDS encoding XRE family transcriptional regulator, whose protein sequence is MNGKHMGSSFDDSLREDATLQEIAAVAVKRVIVWQIASEMKRQKITKTALAREMHTGRAALNRLLDESDTSLALTTLVGVAAALGKKIKIELVPA